The following proteins come from a genomic window of Bradysia coprophila strain Holo2 unplaced genomic scaffold, BU_Bcop_v1 contig_138, whole genome shotgun sequence:
- the LOC119073201 gene encoding uncharacterized protein LOC119073201: MVNLYMMLGSYNIDVHSLSIPPGNGGSSRPASTSGNGTSDSGGFKPVDLVDLIPVVGTIKVGADALGAFCNGNVGTAKTALCGIYAVGDVCMTGGLGKVAVKGGSLVVSKTAGYLSLGFLGRNLGKN, from the exons atggtgaatctgTACATGATGT TAGGCTCTTATAACATTGACGTCCATTCCTTATCCATTCCTCCGGGAAATGGAGGATCATCTAGACCAGCCTCGACGTcgggaaatggtacttctgaCAGCG gTGGATTTAAGCCAGTTGATTTGGTTGATTTGATCCCTGTTGTTGGAACAATTAAAGTGGGTGCTGATGCACTTGGAGCTTTCTGTAATGGTAACGTTGGTACGGCAAAAACTGCTTTGTGTGGTATATATGCAGTTGGAGATGTTTGCAT GACTGGCGGTTTAGGAAAAGTAGCTGTAAAGGGTGGATCACTTGTCGTTTCAAAGACTGCAGGATATTTATCTCTTGGATTTCTCGGAcgaaatttgggaaaaaattaa